The following is a genomic window from Thaumasiovibrio subtropicus.
ACAAATAAACGCATCAATTCAACGCTGCTTGGGTGGAGATCAACGTACTGCCAACTTGCTAAGACAAGTCGCCATCAAAGAAGTCTCTATTAACCAATTGTTGACTGAATTGCATCTGTTAGTCGCCGAATAAGCCTCTTTTCTACGCCACACTTTACTTTCGGACAAAAACAGAGCGGTAATGAGCAGGCTTATCTCGGATGAGCTTTTGCGATGAATAGGTATAAAGGTACAACTGTTGGCCTACATGGTAGGTCAAGGTCACACCATTAAAGTTATAGCGCGTGGTCACAATCGAGCCACCAACATAAATACCATCTTCGCGAATCTCAAAGGCATCAGCCATATAGCCCGGGACTTCCTGCTCTTCCCACACGCCATAGATATTGTCTATCGGTGGCGGCTCAAACAGGCCGCGCTTCACTGCTCCCATCGCTAACAAGCCCAATGCAAATAGACTCACTGCCAGAAATGTGAAGAGCAGGATAGTTTGAATT
Proteins encoded in this region:
- a CDS encoding DUF2850 domain-containing protein → MKTNKRHLIQTILLFTFLAVSLFALGLLAMGAVKRGLFEPPPIDNIYGVWEEQEVPGYMADAFEIREDGIYVGGSIVTTRYNFNGVTLTYHVGQQLYLYTYSSQKLIRDKPAHYRSVFVRK